AGGCCTGTCAATGTTGTGTGTTGGAAGCGTGCCATTTGTTTGGAGTTCATGGAGAAGGTCAAGCTGCTAGTCCTTTTCAATGATATTCGCTTATCTGTGTAATTTTCTGTTTCCTCGTGGCTGTAAATTGAATTATAACATTCTTTGTATTGCTTTGAGCTAATAAAATTCAACATATGGAAGCATAATTCACTGGTCAGgatgtattttcctatttttggGGCTTTGGTTTTGCATCCAAATTTATATTCAGGGGCAGCATCATGGTTGTGCAAAATGCCACTCTGTTTTGGATATTAACTTATTGGTTTATGCAGGCTGATGTTTTGGAGTATTATGATCAAACTGTCAATTCTCCAAGTGGCTCTTTTAATATACCTGCAGTGTTAAGGGTATGATACTTGTAAGCATCTTTGCATTCTATACTCATCTGTTTTCATCTGTAGGCATTATCTGTTtatcatttgttttttttttgtgttattatttTTCATATCATGTATATATGTTTTACCAAGTTATCAATATGCTCAGCAAAAGCATTGTTATTGGGAAATTGATGACATATGAGCTTGTCTATTGTGTCTTAACTCTATATAAACTCAATCAGTTAAGTTTACAAGCATACATCTTGATGTTAACTTGAGAGATCCTACATAAGTTTGAAAAATACATTTCCTATTACCAAGTGGGCTAATGTCTACTAAAGTCCATCTTGTGTTATCAATGAGGTCAGTTGGGTCTAAAATCTGATCTCTTCAAGAGtactctctctctgtctctctgtGACACATGAAAGATGAATAAGCTTACATTCACGGTCTACGACAAAGAACATTAACCAAAGACAGGCTACCCACTTAAGGTATATGCAGTGACTTGGATCACTGCCCTGAATCTACTGGGTTCTTCTTTTCACGAATTGGTTACCTCGTTGTCGAAAATCATCAACACATTCAGGCATTATTGCAGTTCAACTCTTTTTGCACTTTCACTGTTATTAGCCTGAGGTAGAAGGAACCCATCTAAGACATttaaagaataaaaagaaagataGAAGAGATGCAGGGCAATTAAGACCAGCATCATGCCAATGAAATGCTACATGGATACTCAGTTTTATCCTATATCAGAGACCTGAATAGGCCCTTCGCTGGCACAATTTCTGTTAAGTTTCTTCGAAGCTGATTTTTATCATGTCCATCTTCCTGACCTAACCAATCGTAAAATTGAGAGATGTGGGGTACATAGAGATTTCCTATAGCGAGTTGCAAAATCTTTTTTGAAGAAGAGAATATGTTAATATGGATTATATAAGTTACAATAGAAAAGGTTCTGCTGGGAGCATGTATGGCCTTGTACTTGGTCAAATAGCCTGTCTTTTACTTCATTGtcttcttttcaatttttgaacgaAGAGGTGATAGTGATTGATTAGACTGTTTTATTGTTGTCTCAGGTCCCTCACCTGCTGCAGGTAGTAAAACGGAGAAGAGTAAAGAGAAACCTTAGtcgtaaaaatatattttatcgTGACAATTTCACATGCCAGTAAGTGACTAAGTGTTTATTAATGAATAATATCTTATGAATTCAGACAATTTGATGACTTCCTTAGACATTGCGAATTGAGAATCAATGTTGAAATGTTATTCAAACATCTTAGCATGCCAAATTATTCTGGACCCATAAGTGAATATGATTGGAAGTATCTAACAGAGCTCCATTAGCTGACTCTACTTAGCTAGCataataatatttacatgtctGAACCTTCTTTTTTATATGCGAACACTGTCATGATATTCATTTCTACCTCAGTTCTTGATGAAACCAGTAAGAACTTCTCCTTTGATTGCTCTGCTTTatctttatttctttatttctttctttattttggacTTTCCCTtgtctaattaattttattcagcaatccttttttttaagtaattaatgACAATTCTAATTTTCTTACGGTTACCATCTAACAAAAACTAATGAGGACTGGATATATCTGTTTAGCACGAAATTTCTTGGTTATTGAGAATCACATATAGGCTATGTTTGATCATTTTTTTCTATTCATTTCCTCCAGAAATagttcaaataaaagaaactcAACGAGACTAAACAGTATCAGGACAACATAATTTGTGGAACAAATGGATGTAGAATCATAGCTTTACATAAGTAGATATCACTGTAAGATAGTTCTACATTGTTAAGGACAATTTATAGTGGCACAGAGTCGTACACAataatgggtttgtttggataggagattatttgagaaaattatttagaataacactgtaacactttttatgatgtgatgtacgtGAGATAAAAGGGTGGTTGGAAattgtgtttatgatacaagttgaataatatttgaaaattttgttcccAAATCATGCTAACCAAACAGAGCTATGTTACTTTTCGTACGAGTTAACATTGAAGTTTGTGCCAACTTGTTCCACAATCAAATTTTGCAGCCCAACTCTAGAACTTCCTGCCATGGTGTCATTGTTAGATTTTAGGCCTTTGACCAATAAAACTTTTCAGCTGCTACCGTCTATGATGGTATGCCTATAGGGCTCTCCCTCTAAGAATGCTCTTAAATTTAGTTTAAGATGTTTTTGATAGAGTTGGATCAAAGCCATAgcaattttaattttgtttaagaaTGCTTTTCAGGTTATTATGCTAAGATAATTGTCATGAAAATACTGGTCATCTGAAGCTGTCATAATCTATGAGCTGGACTAAGATGGTTGTTCCCAGGTTTCcaggaaaattttttataaattggTTATCATCCATCACCATATTGTGTTGTGTATGGTTGAAAGTCGTCAATTCTACAAGTTCTGGAACACTTCTAGCACTTGtatattttttatctttatcAAACTTGGGTAGATTTGAATAACCATCTCATGCAGTCCAGCATAACACTGGAAGAATAAGGTGCAAAGAGATTGAAAAGATCTAAAATCCACTGCTTCAGATTGGACAATGATCAGGACTAATGCAAACTCTCCGTGGAAACTAGCCCTATTAGTTTGTGCACTGATGCAAAACAGTTCCTTGGTATTTGGTTGCCTAATCCTGTGAAAAACTAGAAGGGATAACTTGTCAAAATGGTTAATCTAatcatgaaataaaaaataaaacattttaaacTATGAAAAAGTGTGTATGATACAAGCCTGGTCGCTAGTTTATCATTTAGCAAAAAGTTGGGGAATTATGGAATTAATAAACTCTTGCTTCGGATGGCAGGTTGGTTTGGAAAGTTTGATTGCTGTCTCCCTGTGTACCTTGATCCTGCCTTGGTTGACATTTCTTACCTTGTAGAAATTTCAGGTTTCTAAATTAACTCGCCTCAATTTTCTGTAGCAACAATCTCTACCAGTTTATTGACATTCTCTTACAGTGCTTAAGTcaaagtaattaaaaaaaaaaaagaaaaagaaaaagaaaaactcatTACATGAATATTTTTTCTCTCGCTCCTCTTAAAACTGGTAATCTGTTTCCATGTACGATAAATTCAGCTGTTCTAATGACCACTACTAGAATTGCAGGGCCCAATATTGTTTAGACATAAATGTACAAAATATAGCCCTGGACATTCCAGCCTTGTGGAGAATGAGATGGGCTTTTAGCACGGTCACTAACTCTTTCTATTCCTGTGACTTCTAAATTGGTCTTTGGGAATCCTATTCCATTTGAAAGGATAACATGTTCCTTCTTGCACCTTGGAGAACTGCTTTAAGCAGCTAGTTTCCTTGGAAGTCTATGATTTTTGGGGGGAATTCTTACCTCCTGGGATTGTAGGTTTTTATTGTCTGTAGAATGGGAAATATTGAAATTTGATGACGAGTTCTCTCATATAATAATTCAGAGTTTGATTTTGTTGGGTAACCTTCTGACTTTTATCAAAGCCGGTCCAGTTTAAGGTGGATTTACATTTGCCGGTACACTTGAATGCTTGAAGAAGCATGTGCCTGGGTAGCCTAGGGAAGAAAACTGAACACAGACTGACCCACAAGcctttgttgtttttgtttggaTAAAATAGCTGTAAGACCAGAATATTACAAGTTGTTGTCTTCACCCAGTTAGTTACATGACACTTCTTCCCGTGGGCATGAAATCCACAGGCAGTGGTATTTTATTTGCTTAAGCTCATTCAGGACTTCACTTTATACCGAATGAAAAACCTTGACATGACCCGTAGAACATgtatcaagtactcataataccGCCACATTCTTAAGTTTGGAAAGCCATAGTGGTAGGAACATGTCTACTTGGAGCTCTGGAAACCCAATTTATATTCGCCAGAGTACTTTAGCACTTGTGTTTTGCAGCTAATAATAAGCACCATTTGGATAATTTTGGGTTTGAAATGTAAGAAGTTATTTTAAAGGCTGCCCAAGCACTTGTAAGCAGGAGGGAGCCCAAATATGGATATTCTGATTTGAGTTGAGTTACTTTCCAATGCCCTTATCTTGAATCATGCATTGAGGTAACATTGGAGGGTGTGCTAGTGGATGAAATcatgtagagagagagagagaggatgtACTGATTCGCTGATGAAGTTTCTCGGAAAGGGACCTGGAGTTTCTGCAGGAGGCCTGATTTAGGAACCTGTTAAGAATTCAACCTGCAACCATGAATTGGATGAGTGCACTTGATGTATTTGAACAGCACCTTCAGAGCATCTTGCAACAATACTAGTTCTATAATCTAAAATTATcagttttacttttattttctgGTACTTATTTATTCAGATGTTATGTGATCCATGAATCTGCCAaacacccccccccctccccacccaaaaaaaaaagtatcctGTGATCCTCCTAGTCTTTTGGTCTCTTTCTCTGTCTCTGTCTGTCTctgtctgtctctctctctctctctctctctccacagCTTTCAAGTTGGTTCATTCTCAAAATAGTAATAAACCTCGTCAGAAGTGAAAAGAAAGAACTTACTAAATTGATCATTGTCAATCCAACAGGTAATCTGtgtttaaaaaaagaaaaaagtcttAGCCTATTTTTCCCACTCAACAAGTTACTCACTCCCAATTCATTGTGCTATGATTGCTTATGGCGGAAAAGAGACTGGAAAGTCAGGTAGAGGGAGCTAGGAACAAATATAAAGGATGATATTAGAGGGAATATAAATCATTTTGATTATAAGAAAGATATTTTCTAACAGGTAATGCCTATCTGCGGGTGGGTAGATGCTGAAATACACTACACTATTATCTAGAAGGATATAAAAGATATGCATGGGTACTTATTAATGAAAATGAACAAAGTTTTCTTGTATGTTGTAAGTATTAGTATACTGTTTAACAACAATTACTGATCTAGCAGTTCAAAGATGACTTAATTAAAGAAGTATAAAAAGGGAGTAAAAGAGAGGGTGACACTATTTATAGTCAGCCAAAAAACCATCAAGCATGATGCTTTTGAAAGTGCTTAACGGAATATGAGGAGTAAAATATATAGCCACAGTACAACATACTACACGAAGTAGGtacatcaagaaaaaaaatgtgcaAGGGACTTGCTTACCACAGGTTCAAAGTGCATGTTAAGCCTAGAACACCCCTGAACGAGCTAGCTTTAGTTATAGGTGGGAATGCTGAGGAGAAAATTATTTTGGAGACAAAGAAAAGTTGTCATTTTCCTGAATTTTCATTTCGATTTGTCTACCtattcaaagatcaagtttaGGCGGAAGGATAGGATAATCCTGAAGATTTACATCTAGCTGGTTCAATAGTTTCAGACAACGTCAACATCTAGAATTCTTGAACTGAACATCTAGCTGGTTCAATAGTTTCAGACAACGTCAACATCTAGAATTCTTGAACTGAGCATCTTAGTGTCAATTAAGCATCTAGAAAGGATATAGAGTTCTCTGCTTCTAATCCTTGCCATTAAATGGGAACTTTACAAGTAATACCACCATGATGCTTTTCTGAAAGCACTTCTTTATAGCTATTGGCTTTGtaatttatccttttcaaaGATGGAATTTCTATTTGAACATTTTATTGATTATGGAGTTACGATTATTTTACTGCTATATTGTTGCTTGTATGCTAAGTGTCTGGTGTTTATCATTAACAGGTATTGTTCTTCCGATGAGTACTTGACGATTGACCATGTCGTGCCAATTGCTAGAGGGGGAGAATGGACATGGGAAAATCTGGTAAAATGGTCTAAAACTGTATTCATTACAGCCCTCAAATAGTAGAATACTTATGGTGCTTAACCACTGCTGTTTAATGACTACTAGTGCCAgtccttatttttattttcctgaAATGATAAAAATTTCATCGATATAACAGCTTTACACCTATGCAAGATAAAGGAACAAGGCTGGCAGTACATTAAGATCCAAAAACCATGCTCTCAGGTTCTAAAACTGATAAGGTGTCAAGCCTCAAGAGATATACGTCTAGCAGCTCACCTAGAGGACATAAAAGACCTCAGCTCAATGTTTAGGACATGCTCATTTGATAGTCCGCCTGTTGAAATTAATAGACTCAGTGATAGACTGAGTAAGAAAGCAATGCACATTCACTTTGATGAGGAGTTTCTAGACCCTCAGTGTCTTAGTACACTTTTGTAAAGTCCAAGTTTGAGCCCTTGCTCATATATTGTACTGTTCTCTTATTAGCAATAAATATTTCTAtcgtttcggaaaaaaaaaaaaaacagctttACACTTAATGAGCAAAGGCTCCATCATGACTATACAAAACGTGCACTAAGGCACTGAGGATTGTACCATTCGTCCTCACAAAAGATGCCTAAGGCATAATTGCTAACTACTTTGCTTCTATTTATTTTGTCCTCATTGGCTATACAGAATGAGCATTTGGGAAACAAGGAACTTAGATTATGGATGTCTTCAATCAGAGTAAACAACCTGATGTCCTTAGCTCTTCCCGTTTTTATCTGATTCAAAAGCTGCTTTTGTGGGACTTCCACAACAATGTTGGTCCACTGTCTCTCTTGCTTTGATAAGAGCAAGTACGAGAGCTTCGGCTGTTTCTAGGGACAGATTGCGTGTACTTCTTTCTTGTAGAGCCCATCCAGCAATGTCTATGTTCTGAATCATTGAAGCAATGATTCCAATTCCTACTCTCTGCTCTGTCTGTAGATGTTGGACTGCAACACTGATTCTGATGTCACCTTCATTCCTTTGACTGGTTCCATGTATTTCAGGAATGCTCACAATTGATGCTTTCTCCACTACTTCTTCATATTCTATCCACTCCTTGTGAGCTTTCTGTATTTTATGTGCTGGTGATCTCTGTTTTGATTGGAATTCCCAGTCATTCCTTGCTTTCCATATCTGCCACAAAATATGTACAGTTAATGCTATGTGGTCCTGTCCACTATTGCAATTCCTAGCCTCTACAACTGCACACCGCCATCTTTGAAAACTTCCTCTCATCTCTGCTATACCATCCCACTGCACTGGAGATACCATCCAAACTTCCTCTGTGGACCAGCAATGTAATAAGCAGTGCTCAACTGTTTCAGCATCCTCTCCACATCTTTTGCATGTAGGGTCTCCTGCTTTTGTTCTTTCCCTTATCAGGCTATTCACTGGGAGTGTATTGTTGATGCACTTCCACAAAAAGAACTTCTGCTTCTGTTTGATTTGAGCTTCCATATGTATTTCCACATCTGCTTGGTTGACCCACTCATGCTTGTTTCTCCTATTATTCTGCTGCTTCTTGTTTGGTCATTTTGCTCCTTGTTCAGCATCTTATATGCTGAGCTTACAGCGTATTGACCCAAGTTACTGTACTTCCACAAATTGCTGTCTTCTCTTCTCGCAAGGCGGTAATCTTAAGCATATTTTCTGCATCTGTTTTGCTGTAAGTCTTGAAAATTTGGGGTCTGTTCCATCTGAAATCCGAGATTAACTCTTCCACCTTTGTCAAATTGCAGTTGAGTGGTCTCCTTGTCACTGGCTTCCCATGAGGGTTATCTGGGATCCATCTGTTCTCCCAGATTCTAGTACTCCTTCCATTTCCAATCCATCTACTGATTGCTTCTTCCACTAGCTCTCTCACCCCCATGACACTCTTCCAAATCCAAGATGCATTTTTAGGAATTCGACATCTGCATATGGACTCACTGTGATACTATTTAACCTTCAGATCCTTGCTTACCAAAAAGTTTGGATTGGTGATCAAACTCCAGATCTGCTTCCCCAACAaagcttttacatttttttccatAGTCCTTActacttttgaattttctgcCATAGTCAATTTAGGGTATTAAATTTTGATGGGCTAACTGCAGATTTGAACAGTTCACAGTTATACTAGCATTTGGTTGCCTTGTCTGGTGAAAATTTtgcttatgttttttttttaaactctgcTTTTACGATGGTTGGCTGCAGCTGGATATGCCTTTGCAGATTTTGATTCCAAAAACACTGACTGTGTTTGTTAGTTGCAAGATCTGAAACTTTCAGTTTCCTGATAGATCCTGTCTTCCCAGATCTATTTCTGGTTCTGAGTTGTGTGGCAATTCCTGAGGAATCACGTGATTGCTCATGcccatatatttatttcaattaatacGGAAAACTGCAAGACAAGGGAGAGGATGAAGCTGTAtataaatcattttgaaatttaaatttcagCAGATAGGAGGTTGCTTGCTTTTATTGCACCTTAACCGGAAAACTTATtactgttattattattattattattattttggtaatttattttctttctttcattttctaaaTCGACTTCTGGACTTTTTGATTGGTCCCACATGCCAGTGAATGTTTCTTACTGCTAGTGTTTTTGGGCTGTTGATCTTCTCATCAACTAAAAAAGCTTTATACTTGCAAATATAAGCTATATCATGAAAGAAATAAATCCCATACTTgcaggaaagaaaaaagataaggAACTAATTCCATACTTGCAGCTGGTGTATTATGAAAGAAGATTTTGCTTCTCTTGGAGCTAGATCTCTGTTATTTAAGATGGttttaattttagcaaataagCTTATATTTGTGTCTATGAACAGGGTTCCTCTGGGTATTGCTAGCTTATAGTTTTGTCTGTTTACTACAAGAATCTACCATACTTCTCCATCTAGCTTAGTGTATCGGCATAGATTGTCAGTCTACAATAGTCACTGGTAACGATGCTACAAAGACCACGCAGGATTTTGAAGTGAGAATAGAAACATCAATTTGTCAAGATACTGAATTCACTTGAAATCTCTACCTTTGGGCGTAGGTAATTGCCCTCAAACATTCTTTAAGTGCTATACATATTTTCATAATCTATAGATTGCTTTAAGTTGGATTGTATATCATGCTCGTTGAACGAGAAAATGGGTTGAAAAGTGAGCTCGGCCCTCCATCAATGATTTTTTAAGTGCAGAGGGAAAAGAGAGATCATCAATATATAACAACTAATAGAAGCTAGTTTGTCCTTGATTAAAAACTTATCTGGCACACCTTTTACCGGTGCTAACTTTTTTGCTTGGAAATTATGACATTAAAGATCAGATCACAGGAGTAAAGCGTGGTGGTATTAAATGGAGGGAAAGGAATACATTTTAGGTTGTAGTTTGTGGTATCTGAGATTAGCAAGTGCCAGAAAAGATGACAGATTTTCTTCATAGCATCTGTTGGTGCCATTTTGAGATATGTTAGTAGCTGATTGCAGGAGTCCTGACTAAACCTCGAACTACTGGTTGAATCTTTTCCTGTAGCTTGTTATTGCCTTACTTCTCTCTATTCATCAGTATAATTACGTTTGTGATTTTCTGGATAACAGGTTACTGCCTGTGCCAAATGCAACTCAAGAAAGGGTCAAAAGATGCCAGAAGAAGCAAATATGAAACTTATGAAGGTCCCCAAGGTATATCCATTTCTCCATTCCAGTGGTTTGCCCGTTGGAGAAAATATGCCGGGACTACTCTGTTGGACTAACATTCAATCACTCTAAAACTAGAATACTAGTTGTTTTGTGTTGCATTTCAATAACAGGGTAACCATGAAGGCCGATTTCTCCCATTTACGGGTGACAATTTTGCATATGCCAATTGTGCAGGCACCGAAGGAATTTGACATACTTGCAATACCTCTGACAGCCTCAGCTGTGAAGATGCTTAGATCAAGAAAGGGAATGCCAGAAGAATGGCGAGACTACTTGTCAGTGCCATCTTCAGCACCGTGATTGATCCTTCTGTTTCTGCGTTCTCTGCTTCACGCTTACTGTCCTTCGTGGAGTAAATTAAACTATCCTTGAAGATGTAATTATCCAATCTGACTCTTCTAATGTCCTAGTTATGTAATTCCTGTATAGAAATATTTAGCTTAGCGCCAATTGTTCCTGAAGCTGCTTTGTCATTTAACTCTGTATTAAAAATAGCAAATCCGTTCTAATCTAATTGCTTATCTCACGTGTGACGACCcgacctccccctaaggcgtaccaaagggttcggcggaccgcctgcccaactctcgccaggactcactcactatcttaatcgagtcacgtacacacatccatgaaccataaataacattcccaattcaagcttataatttacattaatagaaatcgaggtacaaagtctcaacacacccaactagttcaatacgtatacaatccaagtacaacatgttccattcgaggaatagcgcgagtacaagaccaaaaagtcaaaagtcaaaacaaaaggctacgctagtcttttacaagtctcacgcgtcactcgtacccctgaaaggaaaacaaatggagtggaataagctaaaagcccagtgaggttccaaatagcaaattaaccattatttagaagtacaagttttcggtatagcaaagtaacaagcatgaagagttcataaaggtgagcaataacacgtcaagtagcaatctcaaaatgagcgaatataaaaattttcataagaAACAATCAttcaataaacaataatcatttcaagcataaggatacggatgactttcaggagccaaattcccattacattaccagaagcttgatcccgtagtagttgacactccgtcaactttcaagtaagtaaccaatccagtagaacaccacttaaacgactctccgtccaccgttcaacccccagctgggcccaaaatcctcaagaacatgggtggtaatactcgagtataccgttagtcgaggagataacactccactcgacattacaaatgacccagggtttgttatctaatcgaccaggcccttgccggctcgactcgagtaactcgccacagggtttccggaattccaggaagtgcgcgcatcataatcaagtatatcaagtcaattgcaacaataaacaagtatatcacgtaagggcaagtgcgataaagtacactcttgccctatcaattcacgtatataacatgtactcatattggtcacgtatcaagttcaagtatctagtgcaattcggtatttgaaagcactcaccaaaagatatagtgcctttactggtcactttcaggttatactccgggttcggagtccaaatctgcgataaaactcagtttgagaactttgaaacatgactaagattcgaaacttagacgtttcgttcaataaaatcaagaaattgaaattcactcggatggtagtcgtgaaacacttgctcgctttttaaatggtaaaactttgtaacatttatacttgaaaatgccatgcaagtcgaaagtataaggaaaacatactccgagcaatcattatttcctttctcaagggtacaagttcggccaaatccttccttatataccccggaacaaaaatactcaagtaccctagatggttcaagcactattcatatcaattcgacccaagtcgcaagtgtatttatatagttctcgagcgtaaattcgggcagcatgccctttgtgtttacctaattttccagccatttaggcttcattatttttctcaaccacaacccaacatcacatatgtcaacaattcatgtccagagccgttccataggctcacaatatcataataacaagaatcacaacaatgacaagtgcagaaattcaacttagcacaagacagatttgacgtacgaatgcggaaataacatatccgaggctacgcttattggattgaggcgtaacctatgccgtttcgaagctaagatatagggctgcaatattcatgaaggtcacttagtccagttcctaatgtagcttagtca
The Coffea arabica cultivar ET-39 chromosome 6c, Coffea Arabica ET-39 HiFi, whole genome shotgun sequence genome window above contains:
- the LOC113691371 gene encoding uncharacterized protein, which translates into the protein MAKITGRLKPVFSNDGVTMRSVSNVGNGGGLRFSDALLSVPIQLQKRKLSSSAGACNGSRKMHASPSSSASSSSSSMDKSKQLSGSKMRKDEIFDEIMDEFESEKDDLACFRGLVLDIAYRPVNVVCWKRAICLEFMEKADVLEYYDQTVNSPSGSFNIPAVLRVPHLLQVVKRRRVKRNLSRKNIFYRDNFTCQYCSSDEYLTIDHVVPIARGGEWTWENLVTACAKCNSRKGQKMPEEANMKLMKVPKAPKEFDILAIPLTASAVKMLRSRKGMPEEWRDYLSVPSSAP